One segment of Carassius auratus strain Wakin chromosome 2, ASM336829v1, whole genome shotgun sequence DNA contains the following:
- the LOC113114036 gene encoding AP-1 complex subunit sigma-3-like, which produces MRSFSLHTVGKGSDDSGLDQPGSEYKFFGYQYSFRISYFKMMHFLLLFSRQGKLRLQKWFLPLPERERKKIVKDMTTMVLARKPRTCNFLHWKDLKVVYKRYASLYFCCALEDQDNELMALETLHRYVELLDKYFGNVCELDIIFNFEKAYFILDEFLMGGEIQETSKQSVARSIEASDMLQETMEEYMSKPAF; this is translated from the exons ATGCGCAGCTTTTCTCTCCACACAGTTGGGAAGGGCAGCGATGACTCCGGCCTTGACCAGCCGGGAAGTGAATACAAATTTTTTGGATATCAATATTCCTTCCGTATTTCTTACTTCAAGATG ATGCATTTCCTGTTGCTGTTCAGTCGTCAGGGGAAGTTACGGCTGCAGAAATGGTTCCTGCCCCTCCcggaaagagagaggaagaagatTGTGAAGGACATGACCACTATGGTGTTGGCACGGAAACCACGCACATGCAACTTCCTGCACTGGAAGGATCTAAAGGTTGTCTATAAGAG GTACGCAAGTCTTTATTTCTGCTGCGCTTTGGAGGACCAGGATAATGAACTTATGGCTTTAGAGACTCTGCACCGTTATGTGGAGCTACTTGACaaatactttggaaat GTGTGTGAGCTGGACATCATCTTTAACTTTGAGAAAGCTTATTTCATCCTGGATGAGTTTCTGATGGGTGGAGAGATTCAGGAGACGTCCAAACAGTCTGTTGCGAGGTCTATAGAGGCCTCTGATATGCTACAAGAG